A DNA window from Barnesiella intestinihominis YIT 11860 contains the following coding sequences:
- the lpxA gene encoding acyl-ACP--UDP-N-acetylglucosamine O-acyltransferase produces MISPLAYVDSKAVIGNNVTIHPFAYIDKDVVIGDNCVIYPYASVLAGTVMGKNNRVFQGAILGAEPQDFHYKGDATRLSIGDDNMIREYVIINRATTPEGETVIGNRICLLKGTRIGHDCRVDDDCILGIDCDLSGECHIHSKAILAGRVIVKERCRVGSWTLVKSGCRTGKDIPPYILAAHNPITYKGINAFILRRRGFGEATIENIALAYRQIYQSGTSLENAVLRIKEVVEPSPEIDYILSFIEDSKMGIIATYGEEK; encoded by the coding sequence ATGATTAGTCCGTTAGCGTACGTCGATTCCAAAGCGGTGATTGGGAACAATGTGACGATTCACCCCTTTGCTTATATCGATAAAGATGTTGTCATTGGAGACAATTGTGTGATATATCCATACGCCAGTGTTTTGGCGGGAACTGTCATGGGAAAAAACAATCGGGTTTTTCAAGGTGCTATTTTGGGCGCCGAGCCGCAGGATTTCCATTATAAAGGCGATGCTACCCGGTTGTCTATCGGGGACGATAATATGATTCGAGAATATGTTATCATCAATAGAGCTACGACTCCCGAAGGAGAAACTGTCATTGGAAATAGAATTTGTCTGTTGAAAGGAACACGTATCGGACACGACTGCCGTGTGGACGACGATTGCATTTTAGGTATCGATTGTGACCTCTCGGGAGAGTGTCATATTCATAGTAAAGCAATTCTCGCCGGACGTGTAATCGTGAAAGAGCGCTGTCGGGTAGGTAGCTGGACTTTGGTGAAAAGCGGTTGCCGTACGGGTAAAGATATACCTCCGTATATTTTAGCTGCACATAATCCCATTACATATAAGGGAATAAATGCATTTATTCTTAGACGGCGAGGATTCGGTGAGGCTACTATCGAGAATATCGCTTTGGCTTATCGACAAATATATCAGTCGGGTACTAGTCTTGAAAATGCAGTGCTTCGTATTAAAGAAGTGGTGGAGCCAAGTCCCGAAATTGATTATATTCTATCTTTTATAGAAGATTCGAAAATGGGTATAATTGCTACCTATGGAGAAGAAAAATAA
- a CDS encoding TetR/AcrR family transcriptional regulator, producing MNTELQQRIIKQATRMFLCNGIKSVTMDMIASQLGISKRTLYENFKEKNELLLACLESQEMERRARLEVYFANRKNVIDLLLNVYEDILRFMRNTSPMFFVDMERYYPRVNDKYENDKECHKQATVDLLKEGVGEGVIRADINMEIVATLLTFQFELLKKSDQIFNSKYTFTEIFETIFKSFIRGIATPEGVKYTDEFFEENR from the coding sequence ATGAATACAGAGTTACAACAGCGAATTATCAAGCAGGCAACCCGTATGTTTTTGTGTAACGGAATTAAATCTGTTACAATGGATATGATTGCGTCTCAATTAGGTATCTCGAAACGGACTCTTTATGAAAACTTCAAGGAAAAGAACGAGTTATTATTGGCTTGTTTGGAAAGTCAGGAAATGGAAAGAAGGGCTCGGTTGGAGGTATATTTTGCCAATCGAAAGAATGTGATTGATTTGTTGTTGAATGTTTATGAAGATATCCTCCGTTTCATGCGGAATACAAGCCCCATGTTTTTTGTGGATATGGAACGATATTATCCGAGAGTTAATGATAAGTATGAGAATGATAAGGAATGCCATAAACAAGCTACGGTCGATTTATTGAAAGAAGGTGTCGGTGAAGGTGTGATACGAGCCGATATCAATATGGAGATTGTAGCGACGCTATTGACTTTTCAATTTGAACTTTTAAAAAAATCAGATCAAATATTTAATTCTAAATATACTTTTACCGAGATTTTTGAAACGATATTTAAAAGCTTTATTCGAGGAATAGCTACTCCGGAGGGAGTAAAATATACAGATGAATTTTTTGAGGAGAATAGATAA